The following are encoded in a window of Pelecanus crispus isolate bPelCri1 chromosome 6, bPelCri1.pri, whole genome shotgun sequence genomic DNA:
- the LOC104037240 gene encoding olfactory receptor 5AR1 — translation MLTLCFSASLLSYSNCVTMMAKGNCSPSAEFVLSGFSEQGAAQAVLFMVFLVIYLITLLGNLGMLVLIRLDAQLHTPMYFFLSSLSFLDICYSSSITPRLLSDLLAERKVISYSACLTQFYFYAVFATTECYLLAAMAYDRYVAICSPLLYATSMSSRVCALLVGGSYLAGIVNATIHTGFALRLSFCGPNIINHFYCEGPPLYAISCTDPTINEIVMFLVVGFNLFVTNLTILISYAYILATILRMRSATGKHKAFSTCASHLTTVTLFYGSAASMYSRPSSRHSQDLDKVASVFYTVVTPMLNPLIYSLRNKEVKNALGRVLERFV, via the coding sequence ATGCTGActctgtgtttctctgcatCTCTGCTTTCCTACAGCAACTGTGTTACGATGATGGCCAAAGGAAattgcagccccagtgctgAATTTGTTCTCTCAGGGTTCTCAGAGCAGGGGGCTGCCCAGGCTGTCCTCTTCATGGTCTTCTTGGTGATCTACCTGATCACTCTGCTGGGGAATCTGGGGATGCTTGTGTTAATCAGGCTGGATGCCCAGCTTCACacccccatgtacttcttcctgAGCAGTCTGTCCTTCCTAGACATCTGCTACTCCTCCTCAATCACCCCCAGACTGCTCTCGGATCTCCTAGCAGAAAGAAAGGTCATTTCTTACTCTGCGTGCCTcacacaattttatttctatgcGGTCTTTGCCACCACCGAGTGCTACCTCCTGGCTGCGATGGCGTATGACCGCTACGTGGCCATCTGCAGCCCACTGCTCTATGCCACCTCCATGTCCAGCAGAGTTTGTGCGCTGCTGGTAGGTGGCTCGTACCTCGCTGGGATCGTGAATGCCACTATCCACACAGGGTTTGCACTTCGGCTGTCCTTCTGTGGTCCCAACATCATCAACCACTTTTACTGTGAGGGGCCCCCGCTTTACGCCATCTCCTGCACGGACCCCACCATCAATGAGATTGTGATGTTCCTTGTGGTTGGCTTCAACCTATTTGTCACCAACCTGACCATCCTCATCTCCTACGCTTACATCCTGGCCACCATCCTGAGGATGCGCTCGGCCACAGGCAAACACAAAGCCTTCTCCACGTGTGCATCGCACCTGACCACCGTGACCCTCTTCTACGGATCTGCTGCGTCCATGTACTCACGACCCAGCTCCCGGCACTCCCAGGATCTCGACAAAGTGGCCTCTGTGTTTTACACTGTGGTGACCCCCATGCTGAACCCCCTCATCTACAGCCTGAGGAACAAGGAGGTGAAGAATGCTCTGGGGAGAGTGCTGGAGAGGTTCGTCTAA
- the LOC104037238 gene encoding LOW QUALITY PROTEIN: olfactory receptor 9G19-like (The sequence of the model RefSeq protein was modified relative to this genomic sequence to represent the inferred CDS: inserted 4 bases in 2 codons; substituted 1 base at 1 genomic stop codon) yields MEERNHSLVTSFILLGFTTDPKLLLFLVFTLAYVTTLVSNITLMMVICRSSXHTPMYFFIGNLSFLDLWYSSVYTPKILLNCISKDKNISFTGCATQLFISSGLAYTKCYLLAAMAYNQYMAVSNPPLYAAAMSKKMCMGLVAASYXSTLITSRMFTLSFCNSNVIDDFFCDPPPLEKLSCNVTDSYQELLYFFLTSNVILPSALILMSHASILADVLKMRSVEGQRKAFSTCATHLTAVTLXYGSILFIYTQPSSTYVLGRDKMVSVFYTVMIPMLNPFICSLRNQEVRKALKRLVKRQTAP; encoded by the exons ATGGAAGAGAGGAACCACAGTTTGGTCACCAGCTTCATCCTCCTGGGGTTCACCACTGACCCAAAGCTTCTCTTGTTCCTGGTGTTCACTTTAGCCTACGTCACCACCCTTGTGAGCAACATCACCCTCATGATGGTGATATGCCGTAGCTC CCATACCCCAATGTACTTCTTCATTGGGAACTTGTCCTTCCTGGATCTCTGGTATTCCTCTGTCTACACACCCAAGATCCTGCTGAACTGCATCTCCAAGGACAAGAACATCTCCTTCACTGGGTGTGCTACTCAGTTGTTCATCTCCAGTGGCTTGGCCTACACCAAGTGCTACCTGCTGGCAGCGATGGCCTACAACCAGTACATGGCTGTCTCCAACCCACCGCTCTATGCTGCTGCCATGTCCAAGAAGATGTGCATGGGGCTGGTGGCTGCCTCCTA CTCCACCCTCATTACCAGCCGTATGTTCACCCTCAGCTTTTGCAACTCCAATGTCATCGATGACTTCTTCTGTGACCCGCCCCCACTAGAGAAGCTGTCCTGCAATGTGACAGACAGCTACCAGGAACTCCTGTATTTCTTCCTGACCTCCAATGTCATCCTCCCCTCTGCACTCATCCTCATGTCCCACGCCTCCATCCTGGCTGACGTCCTGAAGATGCGCTCAGTCGAGGGGCAGCGCAAAGCCTTCTCCACCTGTGCCACCCACCTCACCGCTGTCACTCTCTAGTACGGCTCCATCCTCTTCATCtacacccagcccagctccaccTACGTCTTGGGGAGGGACAAGATGGTCTCTGTGTTTTACACAGTGATGATCCCCATGCTGAATCCCTTCATCTGCAGCCTGAGGAACCAGGAGGTGAGGAAGGCACTGAAGAGACTGGTAAAGAGACAGACAGCTCCTTAA
- the LOC104037236 gene encoding olfactory receptor 5AR1, producing the protein MTPVNHTDVHEFILLGLATHPDLQLPLFLAFLAMYMVTLLGNLGIIILIRTDLHLHTPMYYFLSHLAFVDVFYSSVILPKMLVQILLEEKTIGFLGCAAQLCCFVVFGVTECLLLAVMAYDRYVAICKPLLYPAIMGGWTCWWLVTGSYAAGVLHAVTHTTFIFTFSFCRSNVINHYFCDVAPLLALSCSDTHTYEVVVLALVSINCLSTMTIIFVSYTYTLPAVLRIRSPEGRRKAFSTCGSHLTVVTMFYGAILFVYLRPSSAYALDENKVATLFYTIMTPTLNPLVYSLRNSEVKAALRRAIGRRQ; encoded by the coding sequence ATGACACCTGTCAATCACACTGATGTGCATGAGTTCATTCTCTTGGGGCTGGCCACCCACCCGGATCTCCAGCTCCCCCTTTTCTTGGCTTTCCTGGCCATGTATATGGTGACCCTCTTGGGGAACCTTGGGATAATTATATTAATCAGGACCGATCTTCACCTTCACACCCCCATGTACTATTTCCTCAGCCACTTGGCTTTTGTCGATGTCTTCTATTCCTCTGTCATCCTCCCCAAAATGCTGGTGCAGATCTTGCTGGAGGAGAAAACCATCGGCTTCTTGGGCTgcgcagcccagctctgctgcttcgTTGTTTTTGGGGTCACCGAGTGCCTCTTGCTCGCTGTGATGGCCTACGACAGGTATGTGGCCATCTGCAAGCCCCTCCTGTACCCTGCCATCATGGGCGGATGGACGTGCTGGTGGCTTGTCACTGGTTCCTACGCTGCCGGCGTCTTGCACGCGGTGACACACACCACTTTCATCTTTACTTTCTCCTTCTGCCGCTCCAATGTTATCAACCACTACTTCTGCGACGTTGCCCCACTCTTagctctctcctgctctgacaCCCACACCTACGAGGTGGTTGTCCTTGCTCTTGTCAGCATAAACTGTCTCAGCACCATGACCATCATCTTTGTCTCCTACACTTATACCCTCCCGGCTGTCCTGAGGATCCGCTCTCCGGAGGGCAGGAGAAAAGCCTTCTCCACCTGCGGCTCCCACCTGACGGTTGTCACCATGTTTTACGGGGCGATCTTGTTCGTGTACCTGCGCCCCAGCTCCGCCTATGCATTGGATGAGAACAAGGTGGCCACGCTATTTTACACCATCATGACCCCCACGCTGAACCCCTTGGTCTACAGCCTGAGGAACAGTGAGGTGAAGGCTGCCTTGAGAAGAGCGATTGGGAGAAGGCAGTGA
- the LOC104037242 gene encoding olfactory receptor 5AP2 produces the protein MAWENWTTVTEFVFKGFTDRLDFQVTLFVIFLLIYVITVVGNLGIIAVVWLDSHLQMPMYFFLSNLSFLDLCYSSVVTPKMLLNLSSERKTISFAGCFIQLYFYAAFVTVECYLLAAMACNRYVAICNPLYYPIVMSQKVCVSLLAGSYIAGFVNSVVLTGFALRVSFCGPNVIDHFFCDGPLLSKLACSDTRLNQVLVLAFGGFNEVTTISVILISYGCILFTILRMGSVLDKCKAFGTCASHLVVITIFYGTLLFMYLLPSSSYSLGRDKIVSVFYAVVTPMLNPFIYSLRNQEVKSALKRAVGRIITSLLKW, from the coding sequence ATGGCTTGGGAAAACTGGACTACGGTgacagaatttgttttcaagGGGTTCACGGATCGCCTTGACTTCCAAGTTACCCTCTTTGTCATTTTCCTGCTCATCTATGTCATCACTGTGGTGGGAAACCTTGGCATCATTGCTGTAGTCTGGCTTGATTCCCACCTTCAAATGCCCATGTACTTCTTTCTCAGCAACTTGTCCTTCTTGGATCTGTGCTACTCTTCAGTTGTGACACCCAAAATGCTGCTGAACCTCTCATCAGAAAGGAAGACTATTTCTTTCGCTGGCTGCTTCATACAGCTGTATTTCTACGCTGCTTTTGTAACTGTGGAGTGTTACCTCCTGGCCGCGATGGCATGCAATCGCTATGTTGCCATCTGCAACCCGCTGTACTACCCCATCGTCATGTCCCAGAAGGTCTGCGTTTCCCTCTTGGCTGGGTCCTACATAGCTGGGTTTGTGAATTCAGTGGTGCTCACGGGGTTTGCGCTGAGAGTATCCTTCTGCGGCCCCAATGTCATTGACCACTTCTTCTGTGATGGCCCACTGCTGTCAAAACTGGCCTGCTCTGACACCCGCCTCAACCAAGTGCTGGTACTTGCTTTTGGGGGCTTCAATGAGGTCACCACCATATCAGTCATCCTCATATCCTACGGCTGCATCCTATTCACCATCCTGAGGATGGGCTCTGTGCTGGACAAGTGCAAAGCTTTTGGTACCTGTGCATCCCACCTGGTCGTCATCACCATCTTCTACGGGACCCTTCTCTTCATGTAcctgctgcccagctccagctactccctggggagggacaaaattgtttctgtcttttatgCGGTGGTGACCCCCATGCTGAACCCCTTCATCTACAGCCTGAGGAACCAGGAGGTGAAGAGTGCTCTGAAGAGAGCAGTGGGGAGAATAATTACTTCCCTGCTGAAGTGGTAA
- the LOC104037243 gene encoding olfactory receptor 5J3, with product MAEQNHTSVAEFVLEGLSDQAEMKAALFVLLLLIYTLTLLGNAGIILVIQGDPRLHTSMYFFLGSLSVVDICFSSVIAPRTLASFLSERKTISFVGCMGQAAFYIVLVTTECFLLAVMAYDRYVAICNPLLYSSVMTRRLCVWLVVGSYIGGVLNSTIQMTFIVRLPFCSSNVINHFFCDVPPLLALSCASTYVNEMILLSLAGVIELSTISTILVSYIFISFAILRIRSAEGRQKAFSTCASHLTAVTMLYGTTIFMYLRPSSSYSLNTDKVVSVFYTVVIPMLNPLIYSLRNQEVKDALRRAAERISQGLNPPQ from the coding sequence ATGGCGGAGCAGAATCACACCTCAGTGGCAGAGTTTGTTCTCGAGGGCCTGAGTGACCAAGCGGAGATGAAGGCAGCTCTCtttgtgctgctcctgctcatCTACACCCTCACCCTTTTGGGCAACGCGGGGATAATCCTCGTTATCCAAGGTGACCCACGACTCCACACATCCATGTACTTCTTTCTTGGCAGCCTCTCCGTTGTTGAcatctgcttctcttctgtgaTTGCCCCCAGGACCTTGGCGAGCTTCCTATCGGAGAGGAAGACCATTTCCTTCGTTGGCTGCATGGGCCAAGCTGCCTTCTACATCGTCTTAGTGACGACTGAGTGTTTCCTGCTGGCCGTCATGGCGTACGACCGGTACGTGGCCATCTGCAACCCCCTGCTCTATTCCTCTGTCATGACTCGGAGGTTGTGCGTGTGGCTCGTGGTGGGGTCCTACATTGGGGGTGTCCTAAACTCCACCATACAGATGACCTTCATCGTTAGGCTGCCCTTCTGCAGCTCCAATGTCATCAACCACTTCTTCTGTGACGTTCCTCCCCTCCTGGCTCTGTCCTGTGCCAGCACCTACGTCAACGAGATGATCCTCCTCTCCTTGGCCGGTGTCATTGAGCTCAGCACCATCTCCACCATCCTGGTCTCCTACATCTTCATCTCCTTTGCCATCCTGAGGATCCGTTCAGCTGAAGGCAGGCAAAAAGCCTTCTCCACCTGCGCATCCCACCTGACAGCAGTGACCATGTTGTATGGGACAACAATCTTCATGTATTTACGTCCCAGCTCTAGTTACTCCCTGAACACTGACAAAGTGGTCTCCGTCTTCTACACGGTGGTGATCCCAATGCTGAACCCCCTCATCTACAGCCTGAGGAACCAGGAAGTGAAGGATGCTTTgaggagagcagcagaaagaatCAGTCAGGGTCTGAACCCTCCTCAATAA